A single genomic interval of Musa acuminata AAA Group cultivar baxijiao chromosome BXJ3-4, Cavendish_Baxijiao_AAA, whole genome shotgun sequence harbors:
- the LOC135635984 gene encoding B3 domain-containing protein Os02g0683500-like, whose amino-acid sequence MEFKLGRSDKLRMSEQEQEQLEVPEHPLFVTSCPSPSSSSTGFWWHDVSSGGGSGAVGSFVEKEHMFDKVVTPSDVGKLNRLVIPKQHAERYFPLDTLADERGRLLCFEDRTGKPWHFRYSYWNSSQSYVITRGWSRFVKEKGLDAGDTVSFCRGVGEAGRHRLYIDSQRRPPSRDPPLIPLPELSYTRLFALPVASLGTSGGQLMSYGWPAASPPQMEVRQVGSGRVPMLLRSVPLVRHQAAVKRVRLFGVNLNCPESRDEASHHHSDTLSVSLPQLDPRTAFPLLKPPHASGDTPPDSSSSSICKGKNTPLNLYL is encoded by the coding sequence ATGGAATTCAAGCTTGGGAGATCGGATAAGCTTCGCATGAGTGAACAGGAACAAGAGCAGCTCGAGGTCCCCGAACACCCTCTTTTTGTGACTTCCTGCCCTTCTCCGTCGTCATCGTCGACTGGCTTTTGGTGGCATGATGTTTCATCGGGTGGCGGCAGCGGCGCCGTTGGATCTTTCGTGGAGAAGGAGCACATGTTCGACAAGGTCGTGACGCCGAGCGACGTCGGCAAGCTGAACCGGCTGGTAATCCCCAAGCAGCACGCGGAGAGGTACTTCCCGCTGGACACGTTGGCCGACGAGAGGGGGCGGCTGCTGTGCTTCGAGGACAGGACGGGGAAGCCGTGGCACTTCCGCTACTCCTACTGGAACAGCAGCCAGAGCTACGTCATTACTAGGGGATGGAGCCGCTTCGTCAAGGAGAAGGGCCTCGACGCCGGGGACACCGTCTCCTTCTGCCGCGGCGTCGGCGAGGCCGGGCGCCACCGCCTTTACATCGACAGTCAGCGGCGACCTCCAAGTCGAGACCCACCCTTGATTCCACTTCCTGAGCTATCATATACGCGGCTCTTCGCCTTACCGGTCGCGAGCTTGGGTACTAGCGGCGGCCAGCTTATGTCCTACGGATGGCCAGCCGCGAGTCCACCTCAGATGGAAGTGCGGCAAGTAGGCAGCGGCCGGGTGCCGATGCTTCTCAGGTCAGTGCCCCTCGTGCGCCACCAGGCTGCCGTCAAGCGTGTTAGGCTCTTCGGAGTGAACCTGAATTGTCCTGAATCCAGAGACGAAGCCAGTCATCACCACAGCGATACTCTCTCTGTGTCTCTGCCGCAGTTGGATCCCAGGACTGCGTTTCCGCTCCTCAAACCGCCGCATGCGAGCGGTGACACACCGCCAGACTCATCGTCGTCTTCGATCTGCAAGGGGAAGAATACACCACTAAACTTATATCTATGA
- the LOC135637256 gene encoding uncharacterized protein LOC135637256, which translates to MVAGHLFHDKKSSWPADEYVSQATLLLLDFDGGAPPEHAWRRRLNSHANILKEFSVTFMEAFRMLRLGLRLWSYVREEASQGRKAPIDPFTKEQCKPTASQGVPLGGMGSGSISRGFRGEFKHWQIIPGSCETSPVMANQFSIFISRDGGEKKYSSVLAPGHHEGLKKNGDLGISSWDWNLSGQHSTYHALFPRAWTVYDGEPDPDLKISCRQISPFIPHDYHESSLPTAVFVYTLVNTGKERAKVSLLMTWANSIGGVSHHTGGHINEPFIDDDGVSGVLLHHKTTKDNPPVTFAIAACESQNVTVTVLPSFGLCGENYVTARDMWGTMLQDGQFQRENFGAGLCVPSSVGDTLCAAVSASTWVEPHGRCTAVFALAWSSPKVKFQKGCTYHRRYTKFYGASERSAINLVHDALKKYKLWEEEIEKWQNPILQNAKLPDWYKFTLFNELYFLVAGGTVWTDGEAPIIEENLSAASDCHESTKSKDEKSVSKERHVNMVVERTFTDSNLKNEELFSPTSVQELADNDDVCGPDSAQTGNVLHQQHNPENVGRFLYLEGVEYIMWCTYDVHFYASFALLDLFPKIELTIQHDFARAVLHEDRRKVKYLNDGSWGIRKVKGSVPHDLGTHDPWNEMNAYNIHDTSKWKDLNPKFVLQVYRDFAATGDMSFGRDVWPAVCAAMDYMEQFDRDGDGLIENDGFPDQTYDAWTVHGISAYCGCLWLAALQAATAMAEHLGDWAFAEKCKIKFLKAKPVFEAKLWNGSYFNYDSGNSSNSCSIQADQLAGQWYTASSQLPPLFDELKIRNTLQTIFEFNVMKVRGGCMGAVNGMNPNGKVDECCMQSREIWTGVTYSLAATMLLHGMDHEAFTTAEGIFTGGWSEEGFGYWFQTPEGWTTDGRYRSLIYMRPLAIWAMQWALSPPKAILEVPKVNMNKLLTSTLKMTTLNDTDVQKIAPETGCFGNAVFHCEC; encoded by the exons ATGGTGGCCGGACACCTTTTTCACGACAAGAAGAGCTCATGGCCTGCAGATGAGTATGTCAGCCAAGCTACGTTGCTGCTG CTGGATTTCGATGGTGGCGCCCCACCAGAACATGCATGGAGGAGGAGGTTAAACAGTCATGCTAACATTCTGAAGGAATTTAGTGTGACATTCATGGAGGCATTTAGAATG CTGCGCCTTGGTCTTCGTCTTTGGTCATATGTTAGAGAGGAAGCTTCTCAGGGAAGG AAAGCACCAATTGATCCTTTCACAAAAGAACAATGCAAACCTACAGCTTCACAAGGAGTGCCACTTGGAGGAATGGG AAGTGGCAGCATCTCAAGAGGATTTAGAGGGGAGTTTAAACATTGGCAAATAATCCCTGGTTCATGTGAAACATCCCCTGTCATGGCAAATCAGTTTTCT ATTTTTATATCTCGAGATGGGGGGGAAAAGAAGTACTCATCAGTTTTAGCCCCAGGGCATCATGAAGGATTAAA GAAGAATGGTGACCTTGGTATATCCTCATGGGACTGGAACTTGAGTGGTcaacactccacatatcatgcttTGTTCCCCAGGGCGTGGACTGTTTATGATG GTGAACCAGACCCCGACCTCAAAATCTCATGTCGCCAAATATCGCCATTTATACCTCATGATTATCATGAAAGTAGTCTTCCCACAGCTGTATTTGTTTACACA CTAGTTAATACTGGAAAGGAAAGGGCAAAGGTCAGCTTACTGATGACCTGGGCG AATTCTATTGGAGGAGTTTCACATCACACAGGTGGCCATATCAATGAGCCATTCAT AGACGATGATGGAGTGTCAGGGGTGCTTCTACACCACAA GACTACGAAGGACAATCCTCCTGTAACATTTGCTATTGCAGCATGTGAGTCTCAGAATGTTACTGTTACTGTGTTGCCAAGTTTTGGACTTTGTGGGGAAAATTATGTTACAGCCAGGGATATGTGGGGCACGATGTTGCAA gaTGGGCAATTTCAGAGGGAAAATTTTGGAGCTGGCCTTTGTGTGCCATCTTCTGTTGGTGATACCCTTTGTGCGGCAGTTTCAGCCTCTACATGGGTTGAACCACATGGTAGATGCACGGCTGTATTTGCTTTAGCATGGTCATCTCCAAAAGTGAAGTTTCAGAAGGGATGTACATATCATAG GAGATATACAAAATTTTATGGTGCCTCTGAAAGATCGGCTATTAACCTAGTGCATGATGCATTAAAGA AGTACAAGTTGTGGGAGGAAGAGATTGAAAAATGGCAAAATCCAATACTTCAAAATGCAAAACTTCCTGATTG GTACAAGTTCACTCTTTTTAATGAGCTTTATTTTCTAGTTGCCGGAGGAACAGTTTGGACAG ATGGTGAAGCCCCAATAATTGAGGAGAACCTAAGCGCTGCTTCCGACTGCCACGAATCCACAAAAAGTAAGGATGAGAAATCTGTTTCCAAAGAGAGACATGTTAATATGGTTGTGGAGAGAACTTTTACAGACAGCAATTTGAAGAATGAGGAATTGTTCTCACCAACTTCAGTACAAGAATTGGCTGATAACGACGATGTGTGTGGCCCTGATTCTGCACAGACTGGTAACGTTCTGCATCAGCAGCACAACCCTGAAAATGTTGGGAGGTTTTTGTACTTGGAAGGAGTAGAGTACATTATGTGGTGTACATATGATGTACACTTCTATGCTTCGTTCGCTCTTCTGGATCTCTTTCCAAAAATAGAGTTGACCATTCAACATGATTTTGCCAGGGCAGTGTTGCATGAAGACAGAAGAAAAGTCAAATATCTGAATGATGGTAGCTGGGGAATTCGAAAAGTCAAGGGTTCTGTTCCCCATGATTTAGGAACTCACGATCCCTGGAATGAGATGAATGCCTACAATATACATGACACCAGTAAATGGAAGGATCTCAACCCAAAGTTTGTGCTCCAGGTGTATAGGGATTTTGCTGCTACAGGAGACATGTCCTTTGGACGGGATGTCTGGCCTGCCGTTTGTGCTGCTATGGATTATATGGAACAATTTGATCGCGATGGTGATGGCCTCATTGAGAATGATGGATTCCCTGATCAGACATATGATGCATGGACGGTTCATGGTATCAGTGCTTACTGTGGTTGTCTATGGCTCGCTGCACTCCAAGCTGCAACAGCAATGGCAGAGCACCTTGGTGACTGGGCGTTTGCTGAAAAATGTAAGATTAAATTTCTGAAAGCCAAACCCGTGTTTGAAGCTAAGTTGTGGAATGGATCATATTTCAATTATGACAGTGGAAACAGCAGCAACAGCTGCTCTATACAGGCTGATCAACTGGCAGGACAGTGGTACACCGCGTCTTCACAGTTGCCCCCACTTTTTGACGAACTTAAAATTAGAAATACTCTTCAGacaatatttgaatttaatgtgaTGAAGGTCAGAGGAGGGTGCATGGGAGCAGTCAATGGGATGAACCCAAATGGAAAGGTTGATGAATGTTGCATGCAATCACGAGAAATATGGACTGGTGTCACATATAGTTTGGCAGCCACCATGCTTCTTCATGGAATGGATCATGAAGCTTTTACTACTGCCGAAGGGATTTTCACTGGAGGTTGGTCGGAGGAAGGGTTTGG GTACTGGTTTCAAACTCCTGAGGGATGGACAACAGACGGCCGCTACCGTTCACTGATCTACATGAGACCACTTGCAATCTGGGCTATGCAGTGGGCTTTGTCTCCTCCAAAGGCCATTCTCGAGGTCCCTAAAGTAAACATGAATAAGCTTCTCACATCAACCCTTAAAATGACAACACTTAATGATACAGACGTCCAAAAAATCGCACCTGAGACTGGTTGTTTCGGCAATGCTGTGTTTCACTGTGAATGCTGA
- the LOC135637258 gene encoding cadmium/zinc-transporting ATPase HMA2-like — translation MADAMEARPPSAVQKTTFTVLGICCSSEIKLIDRILNHLEGIENVSVNVLAKTATVVHDPAKAPASRIVSALNGAHLNAGIKESGRVQIESRPWPSKSVVASGALLLVALCSYVFPPLIWIAVLSVTVGVLDMLRRAVAALRRCVLDINVLMVTAVFGAIGLGDYLEAASIVFLFTLAEWLEAKSTNKARVSLESLLNLAPQTAVIAETGETVHVKDIMINTIVSVKAGELVPVDGAVVAGASTVDESSLTGEFMPVDKEIGSNVWSGTTVLTGFIKVVTMAAAEDSAVARMVKLVEDAQNRRSNMEEFIEQFAKYYTPGVFLVAAGTAIIPWILGVHPLRQWIYLALVLLVIACPCALVISTPVAKACGLSAAAKMGLIFKGGNYLEALAKVKAMAFDKTGTLTEGAFEVVEVQCWEPNANIRQFLHWISSLENMSSHPMARALVEYARVRGVRPSSDVRNFNLIPGGIAGFVDDCYVKIGNAEVALSNGWLRENELRDNEAGITISYVGMVDRCIGYFCLGDQLREEAARAVQELKKQQIHVIVLTGDSKAAAEHVQKQIGENVQVEAGLSPEGKMKKIAELKETWGLTAMVGDGINDAPALTESDVGVAMGISGSALATETANVALMSNDLRRIPEAVELARSSLRKIYENVAMSLAVKLLFFGLAFGGLPSLWAAVVADMGTCLLVIFNSMHLLHKYGGRESSTCSNQVPQEQSINVDEFSEPLLSSERRDQDEEAPCLCCKGRSSQRER, via the exons ATGGCAGATGCTATGGAGGCGAGGCCTCCTTCAGCCGTGCAGAAAACCACGTTCACCGTCTTGGGTATTTGTTGTTCTTCGGAGATCAAGCTGATCGATCGCATTCTGAACCATCTTGAAGGCATCGAGAACGTATCCGTCAACGTACTGGCCAAGACAGCCACCGTTGTCCACGATCCGGCAAAAGCTCCGGCTTCTCGAATAG TGAGTGCGCTGAATGGGGCTCATCTGAACGCTGGAATCAAGGAGTCCGGGAGAGTGCAGATCGAGAGTCGACCATGGCCGAGTAAGAGCGTCGTCGCCTCCGGAGCGCTGCTGCTCGTGGCCTTGTGCAGCTACGTCTTCCCACCGTTGATATGGATCGCCGTGCTATCAGTTACTGTCGGAGTCCTCGACATGCTGCGGCGCGCCGTGGCGGCTCTACGGCGGTGTGTGCTTGATATTAATGTGCTCATGGTGACTGCAG tGTTTGGAGCAATTGGGCTTGGGGATTACCTTGAGGCAGCTTCCATAGTCTTCCTCTTCACCTTAGCAGAGTGGCTGGAAGCCAAGTCTACCAACAAG GCTCGGGTTTCACTGGAATCGTTGCTGAACTTGGCACCCCAAACTGCAGTCATTGCAGAGACTGGAGAAACCGTGCACGTCAAGGACATCATGATCAACACAATTGTCTCGGTGAAAGCAGGAGAGCTTGTGCCAGTTGACGGTGCGGTGGTGGCTGGAGCAAGCACGGTTGATGAATCCAGTTTGACGGGAGAGTTCATGCCGGTCGATAAAGAGATTGGCTCGAATGTATGGTCTGGAACGACGGTTCTCACTG GGTTCATCAAGGTGGTGACGATGGCAGCAGCAGAGGATTCTGCTGTTGCGAGGATGGTTAAGCTTGTAGAAGATGCACAGAACCGGCGTTCAAACATGGAGGAGTTCATAGAACAGTTTGCAAAGTACTATACTCCAG GTGTTTTCTTGGTAGCAGCTGGAACTGCAATCATACCATGGATTTTAGGTGTTCATCCTCTCCGTCAATGGATCTATCTGGCCTTGGTGTTGCTTGTGATCGCATGCCCATGCGCTTTGGTGATCTCAACCCCAGTAGCCAAAGCATgtggcctttctgcagctgccaaGATGGGTCTCATCTTCAAAGGTGGGAATTACTTGGAAGCCTTGGCAAAGGTGAAAGCCATGGCGTTCGACAAAACAGGAACACTTACAGAAGGAGCATTTGAAGTGGTGGAAGTGCAGTGTTGggagccgaacgcaaacatcagaCAGTTCTTGCACTG GATTTCAAGCTTGGAGAACATGTCCAGCCACCCGATGGCAAGAGCTCTGGTAGAGTATGCTAGAGTGCGTGGTGTCAGACCTAGCAGTGATGTCAGAAACTTCAACTTGATCCCGGGAGGAATTGCTGGATTTGTAGATGATTGCTATGTTAAGATTGGAAATGCAGAAGTAGCCCTCAGCAATGGCTGGCTGAGAGAAA ATGAGCTTCGTGACAATGAAGCAGGTATAACCATCAGCTACGTCGGCATGGTGGATCGGTGCATTGGATACTTCTGCCTCGGAGACCAACTCCGTGAAGAAGCTGCACGAGCTGTTCAGGAACTAAAG AAACAACAGATTCATGTCATTGTTCTGACTGGTGATTCAAAGGCAGCTGCAGAACATGTCCAGAAACAG ATTGGGGAGAATGTGCAGGTGGAAGCAGGTCTGTCACCTGAAGGGAAGATGAAGAAGATTGCGGAACTCAAGGAGACATGGGGTTTGACTGCAATGGTCGGGGATGGGATCAACGACGCACCGGCACTCACGGAAAGCGACGTGGGAGTCGCCATGGGGATTTCGGGCTCAGCATTGGCAACAGAAACTGCCAATGTCGCACTCATGTCGAATGACCTCCGAAGGATACCAGAAGCTGTGGAACTTGCGAGATCTTCTCTCAGGAAGATCTACGAAAACGTGGCCATGTCCTTGGCCGTGAAGCTCCTGTTCTTCGGCCTGGCGTTCGGAGGACTCCCGTCTCTCTGGGCCGCCGTAGTGGCTGACATGGGCACATGTCTTCTTGTCATCTTCAACAGCATGCACCTCCTGCACAAGTATGGTGGGAGAGAAAGCAGCACTTGTTCAAACCAAGTCCCACAGGAACAGAGTATCAACGTTGATGAGTTCAGTGAACCTCTGTTGTCATCGGAGAGAAGGGATCAAGATGAAGAGGCTCCATGTCTGTGTTGCAAGGGCCGCAGTAGtcagagagagagatga